A single genomic interval of Pomacea canaliculata isolate SZHN2017 linkage group LG5, ASM307304v1, whole genome shotgun sequence harbors:
- the LOC112565251 gene encoding low affinity immunoglobulin epsilon Fc receptor-like, with translation MLKLPAMNLLLVTSFACLLLHLCGAQTCPDGWRNFEKSCYLYVDEHCNWLDAKAICEALRSSLVEISSSEENSFVASIVQLHNDRSVWCGLQDLAEDGHFVWTSSLEKPDYINWVPDQPDEDGGNEDCVEVLNNGQWNDEQCVDYRSYPLCEQPAVGEPIG, from the exons atgttgaagcTGCCGGCCATGAATCTCCTCCTTGTCACATCCTTTGCCTGTCTGCTGCTACACCTGTGTGGCG cCCAAACATGTCCTGATGGTTGGAGGAATTTTGAGAAGTCGTGTTATCTGTATGTAGATGAACACTGCAACTGGCTGGACGCAAAG GCCATCTGTGAGGCGCTTCGTTCAAGCCTGGTGGAAATAAGTTCAtctgaagaaaacagttttgtagCCAGCATCGTGCAACTGCACAACG ACAGAAGCGTCTGGTGTGGCCTACAGGACCTTGCTGAAGACGGTCACTTTGTGTGGACGTCGTCGCTGGAGAAGCCAGACTACATCAACTGGGTGCCCGACCAGCCTGATGAAGATGGAGGTAACGAGGACTGTGTGGAGGTCTTGAATAACGGCCAGTGGAACGATGAACAGTGTGTGGACTACAGGAGTTATCCTTTGTGTGAACAGCC CGCCGTGGGGGAGCCCATTGGGTGA